A single window of Crassostrea angulata isolate pt1a10 chromosome 8, ASM2561291v2, whole genome shotgun sequence DNA harbors:
- the LOC128161436 gene encoding zinc finger CCCH domain-containing protein 13-like, with the protein MNYGLLNFKAQNGKPGIFFTNEQSRKTAKKEYSLRVKSAPSHSVVDYKTRKQPFELRHHPKNYDRVEPEVDNVLKPLPDDKQQEPEKPKKPVKNFIQKNREKIVRGKKGKDDDKNGTVTLTQDQLNAILASVGKVATGEEDELKISFDSKHHEVLIESPRRKDYDDETEKHHRDRSEKENGHSKSRKDRRKKEDDSIYALMGGDSTNRSKKDREKRVERDSSDERDYRHRRSRDSSQERDRRSDHDQSEERNHRRNKKSREDSEDRDHSRERYKRSHNRDRNHGRERDRNPSFDPDYDRKKKQEDSTDRILKDLRLKAESQLQKSRESDKFREAKVKDSETRDTKKSEPSTNHLSPDPNIDPVSPRELAGIPVTLPWKHMTKAERRRLMIAREKVIAEAEKKKEEDGKSRWREMVKEETEKLQTTKKRESRRRSPSYSPPRSRDGSRDRRRSGSRDRRERSRDRRHDRRSPSYERNGSRSRDRRRRSHSDDRRDSRSRERRHHRDSHSRERRSSRERSRDDSADRSRHRSHRRSPSPPTRQEDKVSSTSVATGASKRPPTNMTLAEKKKLQWEKERAESQVGYTPWGRPGAGAPLRSKSGKLAADYRARQVVNKENYPDTINEELDTINQNSSQNASEATKSRRERKESQREEVQRNEQLAPSQSNRNVPAAMRSSFIFGQIAPDSDRFENTKEQERQQWLKDLERQREEKREQQIKDYENTLKGTNTWADKFSNDYRPARLPEQPPESVHRDDVGGGVEAARISSAPVNVGQSQDDDDEDKTYIRGQNVYMDPVTKKELEDKRLRQLEHQKAVMEQVQEKQRQKQLERERKMAEDAEEERKLQAERDRLQRQFEVDQSKLKVREMKRQEEVERLKAAMDEAHEKAMREKYSRKMQHLEQGGHDTTQLKAHLAAVLGGESTEREAPTNRQGHETLRNTQSIAKITPRGGEFRDPRGDPTHIVPSQVPGLDLELSPRLLGPPTAQYTQKDSYHEPHYTENRVLTPNKYRHHGHTAEFGTQTGMKVGDEVDTDRDEGPGIPIETKREVTDAGILYKFVNNKRVRVKSAPKEELQKNREPPENPKKRKAEKNKGKKLWNYQNKALKKPIKQSERDPLYEKKKEESRIRRQHREQQLREMVEKNRDIIPTERHTRTPGHSRDHSPVSDGGRTPRSTMKEYSAYSVRRAKSHSPDRSESRTATRTIERAESPINRKSPVSHHSISPAPSGRRSPPIPALRYRGSDRNSNYLPIDYDPAGLGTRIVSKYNDTDPLEIPVGNSQFVAYHRTVDILDPAKATSPMPLSREATQVANARKAYIKGMKPGNYGNRVDNYQDRMRMPNEQRRKDPILDPSLVTDHPTQRQDAILQQLSTMRENLMQRQRELETFSPTDLE; encoded by the exons ATGAATTACgg gTTGTTAAACTTCAAGGCTCAAAATGGCAAACCtggaatattttttacaaatg AACAATCTAGGAAAACAGCTAAGAAG GAATATTCTTTACGAGTGAAGTCAGCACCCAGTCATTCAGTT GTTGATTATAAAACAAGGAAACAGCCATTTGAACTGCGCCACCATCCCAAGAATTATGACCGAGTAGAACCAGAAGTGGACAACGTCCTCAAACCTCTCCCTGACGATAAACAACAGGAACCGGAGAAGCCGAAAAAGCCCGTCAAAAACTTCATTCAGAAGAACCGAGAAAAAATCGTCAGGGGCAAGAAGGGAAAGGACGATGATAAGAATGGGACAGTGACCTTGACCCAGGATCAACTCAATGCCATCTTGGCGTCAGTCGGGAAGGTCGCGACAGGAGAGGAGGACGAACTGAAGATATCTTTTG attcaaaGCATCATGAAGTGTTGATAGAATCGCCAAGGAGGAAGGATTATGACGACGAAACAGAAAAACACCACAGAGATCGCTCAGAGAAAGAAAACGGTCATTCCAAGTCCCGCAAAGACCGCCGAAAGAAGGAGGATGACAGTATTTATGCTCTGATGGGAGGAGATTCAACCAATAGATCCAAGAAAGACAG AGAGAAGAGAGTAGAGCGAGATTCCTCAGATGAACGAGATTACCGTCACAGAAGGTCTCGAGATAGCTCACAAGAACG AGATAGAAGAAGTGATCACGACCAATCAGAAGAAAGAAATCATCGACGAAACAAAAAATCAAGGGAAGACTCCGAGGACAGGGACCACTCTCGAGAAAGGTACAAACGCTCACACAACAGAGATCGTAATCATGGTCGCGAGCGGGACCGAAATCCCAGCTTCGACCCTGATTACGATCGTAAAAAGAAACAGGAAGACTCTACAGACAGAATTCTCAAGGACTTGCGCCTCAAGGCAGAGTCTCAGCTACAAAAGAGCCGTGAGAGTGACAAATTCAGGGAGGCGAAGGTCAAAGACAGTGAAACGAGGGACACTAAAAAGTCTGAGCCCTCCACCAACCACCTCTCCCCTGACCCTAACATTGATCCTGTCTCACCACGAGAACTGGCTGGTATTCCAGTGACCTTGCCGTGGAAGCACATGACTAAGGCGGAGCGCAGGAGGTTAATGATCGCCAGGGAGAAGGTTATTGCAGAGGCAGAAAA GAAAAAGGAGGAGGATGGAAAATCAAGATGGAGAGAAATGGTGAAGGAAGAAACAGAGAAGTTACAGACAACAAAGAAAAGGGAAAGCAGACGCCGTAGTCCAAGCTACTCCCCTCCCAGATCTAGGGATGGTTCCCGAGATAGAAGACGTAGTGGATCTCGAGATCGAAGAGAAAGGTCAAGGGACAGACGACATGACAGGAGATCTCCGTCTTATGAAAGAAATGGGTCAAGGTCAAGAGACAGACGACGTAGGTCACACTCTGATGATCGCAGGGATTCACGCTCAAGGGAGAGGAGACATCATAGGGACTCGCACTCGAGAGAGAGGAGGAGCTCAAGGGAGAGGTCTCGAGATGACTCGGCTGACAGGTCGAGACACAGGTCACACAGAAGGTCACCTTCTCCGCCCACTCGACAGGAAGACAAGGTCAGCAGTACCAGCGTCGCAACAGGTGCTAGCAAAAGGCCGCCAACTAACATGACACTAGCAGAGAAAAAGAAGCTGCAGTGGGAGAAAGAAAGAG CTGAGTCACAGGTGGGATACACTCCGTGGGGAAGGCCCGGTGCAGGAGCACCCCTGAGGTCAAAGTCTGGGAAACTAGCAGCGGACTACAGAGCTAGACAG GTGGTCAACAAG GAAAATTATCCAGATACAATTAATGAAGAATTGGACACCATCAATCAAAATAGTTCCCAGAATGCATCTGAGGCCACCAAAAGCAGACGGGAGAGAAAGGAGAGTCAGAGGGAGGAGGTCCAGAGGAATGAACAGCTCGCTCCAAGTCAGTCCAATCGTAATGTTCCAGCGGCCATGAGAAGTTCTTTTATTTTCGGG CAAATTGCTCCAGATTCTGATAGATTTGAGAATACTAAAGAACAGGAGCGCCAACAATGGCTGAAGGATCTTG AAAGACAAAGAGAGGAAAAGCGTGAACAACAGATCAAAGACTATGAGAACACGTTGAAGGGCACCAACACCTGGGCGGACAAGTTTAGCAATGACTACAGACCTGCGCGGCTACCTGAACAGCCCCCGGAGTCCGTCCACCGGGATGATGTGGGGGGCGGGGTGGAGGCGGCCCGTATCAGTAGCGCCCCGGTCAATGTGGGTCAGTCACAGGACGACGATGACGAAGACAA AACTTACATCCGCGGCCAGAATGTTTACATGGATCCAGTCACAAAGAAAGAGTTGGAGGACAAGAGACTGAGGCAGTTAGAGCATCAG AAAGCTGTAATGGAGCAGGTTCAAGAGaaacaaagacaaaaacaaCTGGAGCGTGAACGCAAGATGGCGGAGGATGCTGAGGAGGAGCGCAAGCTTCAGGCGGAGCGTGACCGCCTCCAGAGACAGTTTGAAGTGGACCAGAGCAAGCTCAAAGTCAGAGAG ATGAAGAGACAGGAAGAGGTAGAGAGGCTGAAGGCGGCCATGGATGAGGCGCATGAGAAGGCCATGAGGGAAAAATACTCACGCAAAATGCAGCACCTGGAGCAGGGCGGCCATGACACCACCCAACTGAAGGCCCACCTGGCAG CTGTTCTGGGTGGAGAATCTACAGAGAGAG AGGCTCCAACAAATCGGCAAGGTCATGAGACACTACGGAATACACAATCTATAG CAAAAATCACTCCAAGAGGGGGCGAATTTAGAGACCCAAGAGGAGACCCGACCCATATCGTACCCTCTCAGGTCCCCGGCTTAGACCTAGAGTTGTCCCCCCGCCTGTTAGGACCCCCAACGGCTCAGTATACACAGAAGGACTCGTACCATGAACCTCACTACACAGAGAACCGGGTGCTGACCCCCAACAAGTACAGGCACCACGGCCACACGGCAGAGTTCGGCACTCAAACTGGTATGAAAGTTGGTGATGAGGTGGACACTGACAGAGATG AGGGGCCTGGGATTCCCATAGAAACCAAGAGGGAGGTCACAGATGCGGGCATACTGTACAAGTTTGTAAACAACAAAAGAGTCCGAGTCAAGAGTGCTCCCAAAGAGGAGCTCCAGAAAAACCGGGAACCGCCAGAAAATCCAAAGAAGAGAAAGGCTGAGAAAAACAAAGGGAAGAAACTCTGGAACTACCAGAACAAGGCACTGAAAAAACCCATAAAGCAGTCGGAGAGGGATCCACTGTATGAGAAGAAGAAAGAGGAGAGTAGGATTCGTCGACAACATCGGGAACAGCAACTAAGGGAAATGGTGGAGAAAAATCGGGACATTATACCCACAGAGAGGCACACCAGGACCCCAGGACATTCCCGAGATCACTCCCCTGTGTCCGACGGAGGCCGCACGCCCAGGAGCACGATGAAGGAATACAGTGCTTACAGTGTGAGGAGGGCCAAGTCCCACTCCCCCGACAGGAGTGAATCTAGAACTGCCACTAGAACAATCGAAAGGGCAGAGTCCCCCATAAACAGGAAGTCCCCTGTCAGCCATCATTCTATATCCCCCGCACCCTCAGGGAGAAGATCTCCGCCTATCCCCGCACTGAGGTATAGGGGCTCCGACAGGAATTCCAACTATTTGCCCATAGACTATGATCCAGCGGGATTGGGAACTAGAATAGTGAGCAAGTATAATGATACTGATCCACTAGAAATCCCAGTGGGTAACAGTCAGTTTGTGGCATATCACAGAACGGTCGATATTCTGGACCCTGCGAAGGCCACCTCTCCCATGCCTCTCTCGAGAGAGGCAACCCAAGTGGCCAatgccaggaaagcttacaTCAAGGGCATGAAGCCTGGTAACTATGGCAACAGGGTAGACAACTACCAGGACAGGATGAGGATGCCTAACGAACAGAGGCGAAAA GACCCCATCCTGGACCCCTCACTAGTCACAGATCATCCAACCCAGAGGCAGGACGCCATTCTACAACAACTCTCAACAATGAGGGAG aACTTAATGCAGAGACAGCGAGAACTGGAGACCTTCTCCCCTACAGATCTGGAATAG
- the LOC128161425 gene encoding uncharacterized protein LOC128161425 isoform X2, with translation MRSVFYGTCIFWNMKFIFTLLVIFLPFLRPTIELTNTRCPIGQPLVSAKNNSLVECYKLSKHRRCPSPYYCSGGVLSKGVCCKDSLSLLCLTCFKAGDVKWTTDDTGTIFHVNIFFRWKREDCSKSVLRHGWDPSLTVLVIGDDNQTWLERTLNCKATEKPCSKYFTFNIPLKSYRVLYQVNGPGMSSLCRFIEIVKVSPPLSPPSLALPKPVQDNTAQPPLSSSVETIASILVALCLLAIATAVVFVYRWRFGHSVKNNHDESEIALVQENVDIFTVAMPGIGAEVIKELKQISSLHFITVDQFQAEIFQNSKEWMDSVQHKYTNFLFLLTKELICDDVEDFSHPLNSIAKSLFHNIQNSPRVENLNTFYVYLQQPSSFKSHFPNSRHKRNDIYNFSGKNFHNKDFHRLVSDLKANHSNV, from the exons ATGAGAAGTGTattttatggtacatgtatattctggAATATGAAGTTTATATTCACTTTACTTGTGATTTTCTTACCATTCCTGAGGCCTACAATTGAACTTACTA ATACAAGGTGTCCTATAGGACAACCTTTGGTCTCGGCCAAGAACAACTCTTTGGTCGAGTGCTACAAATTGAGCAAACACAGACGTTGTCCGTCGCCATATTACTGCTCTGGTGGCGTCCTTTCGAAAGGAGTTTGCTGCAAAG attCGCTCTCCTTGCTATGCCTGACATGTTTCAAGGCGGGTGACGTAAAATGGACTACTGACGACACAGGGACTATTTTTCACGTTAACATTTTCTTCCGCTGGAAGCGGGAGGACTGTAGTAAATCGGTTTTGCGCCACGGCTGGGACCCCTCCCTCACGGTGCTGGTCATTGGGGACGACAACCAAACCTGGCTGGAGCGGACACTGAACTGCAAAGCAACAGAG aAACCTTGCTCAAAGTATTTCACCTTCAATATTCCATTGAAGAGTTATCGTGTATTG TACCAGGTAAATGGTCCAGGAATGTCTAGCCTGTGTCGTTTTATTg AAATAGTCAAAGTCTCGCCGCCACTGTCGCCACCATCTCTAGCATTGCCCAAACCGGTGCAGGACAACACAGCCCAGCCCCCTCTGTCGTCCTCTGTGGAGACAATAGCAAGCATACTGGTTGCCCTGTGTCTGTTGGCCATTGCTACAGCTGTTGTGTTTGTATACAGATGGAGGTTTGGGCACTCGGTGAAAAATAACCACGACGAGTCAGAAATCGCCCTCGTGCAAG aGAATGTGGACATTTTCACAGTGGCTATGCCTGGAATCGGTGCAGAAGTGATTAAAGAACTGAAACAGATAAGCAGTCTACACTTTATAACGGTAGACCAATTCCAGGcagaaatctttcaaaatagcAAGGAATGGATGGATTCTGTGCAACATAAATATACGAACTTCTTGTTCCTTTTGACAAAGGAGTTGATTTGTGATGATGTTGAAGATTTTTCCCATCCATTGAACTCAATCGCAAAATCTTTATTTCATAACATACAAAATTCTCCTCGTGTGGAGAATCTGAATACTTTTTACGTTTATTTACAACAACCTTCTTCGTTTAAAAGCCATTTCCCAAACTCCCGCcataaaagaaatgatatttataatttttcaggGAAAAACTTCCATAACAAGGACTTTCATCGTTTAGTTTCGGATTTAAAAGCAAACCACAGCAATGTCTAA
- the LOC128161424 gene encoding coadhesin-like, translating into MKNFEFYVFALVLVSLELIATDAQFTCFRKYRERKGKEFCKGPLKNRKKFNSPETCCAKKGKGFAMSMVKLGGKNKFQCMSCSVLKKTTLAPTFPPTPEVTTGLPEWGRWNPCTVTCGYGWRNRYRLCDDCDKNHFNYVQSQPCLVNFYCPMDGNWGNWMGWSKCSADCGGGTRTRVRRCNYPPPTHGGKNCPGPGVKEEPCNEEPCKVDGHWGTWSQFTLCSATCGSGTMVRTRTCDNPPAQFGGKQCNGPPYEEKRCKNKNCPLHGGWSMWGPWSECSVTCDTGVVTRTRTCDSPRPLFGGRECEGSATDTRDCTANKQCPVHGGWTSWTLQGRCNAPRCETGTSIRSRSCTNPRPRNGGRPCVGRSYSRETCVNDENCPKSGEWCNWNEWSQCTATCTGLNSMQVRQRSCQCPGPQAGGSECDGSKYEARECVNVQPCNPYGAFVGQRGRKDEDSYSTSVNTTEDAGKNDEDMKVVIS; encoded by the exons ATGAAGAATTTTGAGTTTTATGTGTTCGCTCTGGTACTTGTGTCTTTGGAACTTATTGCGACTGATG CACAGTTTACTTGTTTCCGAAAATATCGGGAGAGGAAGGGTAAGGAATTTTGCAAAGGTCCATTGAAGAACAGGAAAAAATTCAACTCACCAGAAACTTGCTGCGCTAAAAAGGGCAAAGGGTTCGCCATGTCAATG GTCAAACTTGGTGGAAAAAACAAATTCCAATGCATGTCCTGCAGCGTTTTAAAAAAGACAACCTTGGCACCGACATTCCCGCCCAcgccggaagtgacgacag GGCTGCCGGAGTGGGGCCGCTGGAACCCGTGCACCGTGACGTGTGGATACGGTTGGCGGAACAGATACAGGCTGTGTGACGACTGTGACAAGAACCACTTCAACTACGTCCAGTCCCAGCCCTGCCTGGTCAACTTCTACTGCCCGA TGGACGGGAATTGGGGTAACTGGATGGGGTGGAGCAAGTGCTCGGCTGACTGTGGCGGAGGAACAAGAACCAGGGTCCGCCGATGTAATTACCCCCCACCCACACACGGCGGCAAAAACTGCCCGGGGCCAGGGGTGAAGGAGGAACCCTGTAACGAAGAGCCATGCAAAG TTGATGGACATTGGGGCACGTGGTCACAGTTTACGCTGTGTAGCGCCACCTGTGGGTCAGGAACCATGGTGAGAACCAGAACGTGCGACAACCCCCCGGCACAGTTTGGCGGAAAACAATGCAATGGGCCTCCTTACGAGGAAAAACGctgcaaaaataaaaactgcCCAT TACATGGCGGATGGTCCATGTGGGGACCCTGGAGTGAATGCTCCGTCACGTGCGATACAGGCGTGGTGACGCGCACGCGCACTTGTGACAGTCCCCGCCCCCTGTTTGGTGGCCGGGAGTGTGAGGGATCCGCCACTGATACCAGGGATTGTACAGCAAACAAGCAATGTCCAG TGCATGGCGGATGGACCTCTTGGACGCTACAAGGACGTTGCAACGCGCCTCGATGTGAAACCGGAACTTCCATTCGATCGCGCAGCTGCACGAATCCTCGGCCAAGAAATGGCGGTCGGCCGTGTGTCGGTCGATCGTACAGCAGGGAAACGTGTGTGAACGACGAGAATTGTCCCA AGTCTGGTGAGTGGTGTAATTGGAACGAGTGGTCACAGTGTACGGCCACGTGCACGGGCCTCAACTCCATGCAGGTGCGCCAGAGGTCGTGTCAGTGCCCGGGGCCCCAGGCAGGTGGCAGCGAGTGCGATG GAAGCAAGTACGAGGCCCGGGAGTGCGTGAATGTTCAGCCCTGTAACCCTTACGGCGCCTTCGTGGGTCAGA GAGGAAGAAAAGATGAAGATTCCTACAGTACGTCAGTGAACACAACAGAGGATGCCGGGAAAAATGATGAG GATATGAAGGTCGTGATATCGTGA
- the LOC128161425 gene encoding uncharacterized protein LOC128161425 isoform X1, which yields MRSVFYGTCIFWNMKFIFTLLVIFLPFLRPTIELTNTRCPIGQPLVSAKNNSLVECYKLSKHRRCPSPYYCSGGVLSKGVCCKDSLSLLCLTCFKAGDVKWTTDDTGTIFHVNIFFRWKREDCSKSVLRHGWDPSLTVLVIGDDNQTWLERTLNCKATEKPCSKYFTFNIPLKSYRVLYQVNGPGMSSLCRFIEIVKVSPPLSPPSLALPKPVQDNTAQPPLSSSVETIASILVALCLLAIATAVVFVYRWRFGHSVKNNHDESEIALVQGTENVDIFTVAMPGIGAEVIKELKQISSLHFITVDQFQAEIFQNSKEWMDSVQHKYTNFLFLLTKELICDDVEDFSHPLNSIAKSLFHNIQNSPRVENLNTFYVYLQQPSSFKSHFPNSRHKRNDIYNFSGKNFHNKDFHRLVSDLKANHSNV from the exons ATGAGAAGTGTattttatggtacatgtatattctggAATATGAAGTTTATATTCACTTTACTTGTGATTTTCTTACCATTCCTGAGGCCTACAATTGAACTTACTA ATACAAGGTGTCCTATAGGACAACCTTTGGTCTCGGCCAAGAACAACTCTTTGGTCGAGTGCTACAAATTGAGCAAACACAGACGTTGTCCGTCGCCATATTACTGCTCTGGTGGCGTCCTTTCGAAAGGAGTTTGCTGCAAAG attCGCTCTCCTTGCTATGCCTGACATGTTTCAAGGCGGGTGACGTAAAATGGACTACTGACGACACAGGGACTATTTTTCACGTTAACATTTTCTTCCGCTGGAAGCGGGAGGACTGTAGTAAATCGGTTTTGCGCCACGGCTGGGACCCCTCCCTCACGGTGCTGGTCATTGGGGACGACAACCAAACCTGGCTGGAGCGGACACTGAACTGCAAAGCAACAGAG aAACCTTGCTCAAAGTATTTCACCTTCAATATTCCATTGAAGAGTTATCGTGTATTG TACCAGGTAAATGGTCCAGGAATGTCTAGCCTGTGTCGTTTTATTg AAATAGTCAAAGTCTCGCCGCCACTGTCGCCACCATCTCTAGCATTGCCCAAACCGGTGCAGGACAACACAGCCCAGCCCCCTCTGTCGTCCTCTGTGGAGACAATAGCAAGCATACTGGTTGCCCTGTGTCTGTTGGCCATTGCTACAGCTGTTGTGTTTGTATACAGATGGAGGTTTGGGCACTCGGTGAAAAATAACCACGACGAGTCAGAAATCGCCCTCGTGCAAGGTACAG aGAATGTGGACATTTTCACAGTGGCTATGCCTGGAATCGGTGCAGAAGTGATTAAAGAACTGAAACAGATAAGCAGTCTACACTTTATAACGGTAGACCAATTCCAGGcagaaatctttcaaaatagcAAGGAATGGATGGATTCTGTGCAACATAAATATACGAACTTCTTGTTCCTTTTGACAAAGGAGTTGATTTGTGATGATGTTGAAGATTTTTCCCATCCATTGAACTCAATCGCAAAATCTTTATTTCATAACATACAAAATTCTCCTCGTGTGGAGAATCTGAATACTTTTTACGTTTATTTACAACAACCTTCTTCGTTTAAAAGCCATTTCCCAAACTCCCGCcataaaagaaatgatatttataatttttcaggGAAAAACTTCCATAACAAGGACTTTCATCGTTTAGTTTCGGATTTAAAAGCAAACCACAGCAATGTCTAA